In Actinomadura citrea, a single window of DNA contains:
- a CDS encoding alpha/beta fold hydrolase — MDSRNRRRIGVAGVIAGVGAAGLGAAVGLRRLAVGRVRLRPDPDADEPFGELRGRELSVRTDDGVPLHVEVDGLDDADLTVVFCHGYTLNQDSWHYQRRDLRGSLRLVFWDQRSHGRSGRGRPGDATIEQTGDDLRAVLDAAVPPDRPVVLVGHSMGGMSIMALADRHPELFGSRVVGVALVNTSCGDMGEMTLGLPLLLAKAVRPLAPGTLRGLGRRAELVDKARGLGADLAFVVTRKMAFADKHVSPSVVGFLEQMIRETPIDVIAEYYPALMAHDKIGCLDVLGGVPMLVLAGGRDRLTPAEHARRIAAALPDAELVEVEEAGHVLPLEYPGVVTGGLRRLVERVRPVYEEEERTA, encoded by the coding sequence ATGGACAGCAGGAACAGGCGCAGGATCGGCGTCGCCGGGGTCATCGCGGGCGTGGGCGCCGCGGGGTTGGGCGCGGCGGTCGGGCTGCGGCGCCTAGCCGTCGGACGGGTGCGGCTGCGCCCGGACCCCGACGCGGACGAGCCCTTCGGCGAGCTGCGCGGGCGGGAGTTGTCCGTCCGGACCGACGACGGCGTGCCGCTGCACGTAGAGGTGGACGGCCTCGACGACGCCGACCTCACCGTCGTGTTCTGCCACGGCTACACCCTCAACCAGGACTCGTGGCACTACCAGCGCCGCGACCTGCGGGGTTCGCTGAGGTTGGTGTTCTGGGACCAGCGCAGCCACGGCCGTTCGGGACGCGGCAGGCCCGGGGACGCGACGATCGAGCAGACCGGCGACGACCTGCGCGCGGTGCTGGACGCGGCCGTCCCGCCGGACCGTCCCGTCGTCCTCGTGGGGCACTCCATGGGCGGCATGTCGATCATGGCGCTGGCGGACCGGCACCCCGAGCTGTTCGGGTCGCGGGTCGTGGGCGTGGCGCTGGTGAACACCTCCTGCGGCGACATGGGGGAGATGACGCTGGGGCTTCCGCTGCTGCTGGCCAAGGCCGTCCGGCCGCTCGCCCCGGGGACGCTGCGCGGCCTCGGCCGCCGCGCCGAGCTGGTCGACAAGGCCCGCGGGCTGGGCGCCGACCTGGCGTTCGTCGTCACGCGGAAGATGGCGTTCGCCGACAAGCACGTCAGCCCGTCCGTGGTGGGCTTCCTGGAGCAGATGATCAGGGAGACGCCGATCGACGTGATCGCGGAGTACTACCCGGCGCTGATGGCGCACGACAAGATCGGGTGCCTGGACGTGCTCGGCGGGGTGCCGATGCTGGTGCTGGCGGGCGGCCGGGACCGGCTGACCCCCGCGGAGCACGCCCGCCGGATCGCCGCGGCGCTGCCGGACGCGGAACTGGTCGAGGTGGAGGAGGCCGGGCACGTGCTGCCGCTGGAGTACCCGGGCGTGGTGACCGGGGGGCTGCGCCGGCTGGTCGAACGGGTCCGCCCCGTGTACGAGGAAGAGGAGCGCACCGCGTGA
- the alr gene encoding alanine racemase — protein sequence MRVPAEARVDLGAIGHNIGVLREYAGGAEVMAMVKAEAYGHGLVEAARAALAGGASWLGVAKLAEALRLRDAGLTVRTLVCLGVPGEPYEEAVARRVDLTVGAVWLLDEVVRAAERAGREARIHLKADTGMSRGGARGDGWEALVDAALKAEATGHVRVAGVMSHFACADEPGHPSIAAQLGAFTEMVAHAERAGARFEVRHIANSAAALTLPEARFDLVRPGIATYGLTPVPELGGFGLRPAMTLVADAALVKRVPAGSGVSYGHTYHTERETTLAVVPVGYGDGIPRNGSNVLEVLAGGRRRTIAGRVCMDQFVVDLGDDPLAAGDEIVLFGPGDRGEPTAQEWAEALGTISYEIVTRIGARVPRAYPGGGL from the coding sequence ATGAGGGTTCCTGCGGAGGCACGGGTCGATCTCGGCGCCATCGGCCACAACATCGGGGTGCTGCGCGAGTACGCGGGGGGCGCCGAGGTGATGGCCATGGTGAAGGCCGAGGCGTACGGGCACGGGCTGGTGGAGGCCGCCCGCGCCGCGCTCGCCGGCGGGGCGTCCTGGCTGGGCGTCGCGAAGCTGGCCGAGGCGCTGCGGCTGCGGGACGCGGGGCTCACCGTCCGGACGCTGGTCTGCCTGGGCGTTCCCGGCGAGCCTTACGAGGAGGCCGTCGCGCGGCGGGTGGACCTGACCGTGGGGGCGGTCTGGCTGCTGGACGAGGTCGTCCGGGCGGCGGAGCGGGCCGGACGCGAGGCGCGGATCCACCTCAAGGCCGACACGGGCATGTCGCGCGGGGGCGCGCGGGGCGACGGCTGGGAGGCGCTGGTCGACGCGGCGCTGAAGGCGGAGGCCACGGGGCACGTGCGGGTGGCCGGGGTCATGTCGCACTTCGCCTGCGCGGACGAGCCGGGCCATCCCTCGATCGCGGCGCAGCTCGGCGCGTTCACCGAGATGGTGGCGCACGCGGAGAGGGCGGGGGCGCGGTTCGAGGTGCGGCACATCGCGAACTCGGCGGCGGCGCTGACGCTGCCGGAGGCGCGGTTCGACCTCGTCCGGCCCGGCATCGCGACGTACGGGCTGACCCCGGTGCCGGAGCTCGGCGGGTTCGGGCTGCGGCCCGCGATGACGCTCGTGGCGGACGCGGCGCTGGTCAAGCGGGTCCCGGCGGGCAGCGGAGTGTCGTACGGTCACACGTACCACACCGAGCGGGAGACCACGCTGGCCGTGGTGCCCGTGGGGTACGGGGACGGGATCCCCCGAAACGGGTCCAACGTGCTGGAGGTCCTCGCGGGCGGGCGCCGCAGGACGATCGCCGGGCGGGTCTGCATGGACCAGTTCGTCGTCGACCTCGGCGACGACCCGCTCGCGGCGGGAGACGAGATCGTCCTGTTCGGCCCGGGGGACCGGGGCGAGCCGACCGCGCAGGAGTGGGCGGAGGCGCTGGGGACGATCTCGTATGAGATCGTCACCCGCATCGGAGCCCGGGTACCGAGGGCGTACCCGGGAGGGGGGCTGTAG
- a CDS encoding NAD(P)H-hydrate dehydratase, with product MRYAHEVGKVRAAERALMARLPDGALMQRAAAGLASVCTRVLPAVYGARVVLLIGGGDNGGDALYAGARLARRGARVRAVQAGSAIHPAGLADLRAAGGRLLDSGAEAAIAGADLIIDGLTGIGGTGALREPHARYAALASESAGLVIACDVPSGVDASTGRVEGAAVHADITVTFGTHKPGLLIDPGAAHCGVVELVDIGLGPDLPDPDVVAARPADIAPPEPGPESDKYRRGVVGILAGGDRFTGAAVLSTGGALRGGAGMVRFASVARPVELVRQRWPEVVTTVVEPGRHDAGILERIGRVQAWVAGPGLGTGDAAESLLEAVLTTDLPVLVDADGLTVLARRRDLLRRAAPTVLTPHAGELSRLVAADREDIEAARLDHVRRAAAELSATVLLKGSTTLVAEQDRPVRVNPTGTPRLAAAGTGDVLSGLIGALLAGGMPALDAAAAGAYLHGLAARLASAPTPGPEAPISAQDVVEALPAAFRTVSAQG from the coding sequence ATGAGGTACGCGCACGAGGTCGGCAAGGTCCGGGCGGCCGAGCGGGCCCTCATGGCCCGCCTCCCGGACGGCGCCCTGATGCAGCGGGCCGCCGCCGGGCTGGCCTCGGTCTGCACGCGCGTCCTGCCCGCCGTGTACGGGGCCCGCGTCGTCCTGCTGATCGGCGGCGGCGACAACGGCGGCGACGCCCTGTACGCCGGGGCCCGCCTCGCCCGCCGCGGCGCCCGCGTCCGGGCCGTCCAGGCCGGGTCCGCAATCCACCCGGCCGGGCTGGCGGACCTGCGCGCCGCCGGCGGCCGCCTGCTGGACTCCGGCGCCGAGGCCGCGATCGCCGGCGCGGACCTGATCATCGACGGCCTGACCGGCATCGGCGGCACCGGCGCGCTCCGCGAGCCCCACGCCCGGTACGCCGCCCTCGCCTCCGAGTCCGCCGGGCTCGTGATCGCCTGCGACGTCCCGAGCGGCGTGGACGCGAGCACCGGGCGCGTCGAGGGCGCGGCGGTCCACGCCGACATCACCGTCACCTTCGGCACGCACAAGCCGGGCCTGCTCATCGACCCGGGCGCGGCCCACTGCGGCGTGGTCGAGCTGGTCGACATCGGGCTCGGCCCCGACCTGCCCGACCCCGACGTCGTCGCCGCCCGGCCCGCCGACATCGCCCCGCCCGAGCCCGGCCCCGAGTCCGACAAGTACCGCCGCGGCGTCGTCGGCATCCTCGCCGGAGGCGACCGGTTCACCGGCGCGGCCGTCCTCAGCACCGGCGGCGCCCTCCGCGGCGGCGCCGGAATGGTCCGCTTCGCCTCGGTGGCCCGCCCGGTCGAGCTCGTCCGGCAGCGCTGGCCCGAAGTGGTCACCACGGTCGTCGAGCCCGGCCGCCACGACGCGGGGATCCTGGAGCGCATCGGGCGCGTCCAGGCCTGGGTCGCCGGCCCCGGCCTCGGCACCGGCGACGCCGCCGAGTCGCTGCTGGAGGCCGTCCTCACCACCGACCTGCCCGTGCTGGTGGACGCCGACGGCCTCACCGTCCTGGCCCGCCGCCGCGACCTGCTCCGCCGCGCCGCCCCGACCGTCCTCACCCCGCACGCGGGCGAGCTGTCCCGCCTCGTCGCCGCCGACCGCGAGGACATCGAGGCCGCCCGCCTCGACCACGTCCGCCGCGCCGCCGCCGAACTCTCCGCGACCGTCCTGCTCAAGGGCTCCACGACCCTGGTGGCCGAGCAGGACCGCCCCGTCCGCGTGAACCCGACCGGCACCCCCCGCCTCGCCGCCGCCGGTACGGGCGACGTCCTGTCCGGCCTGATCGGAGCCCTCCTCGCCGGCGGGATGCCCGCCCTGGACGCGGCCGCCGCCGGCGCCTACCTGCACGGCCTGGCCGCCCGCCTGGCCTCGGCCCCCACCCCCGGCCCCGAAGCCCCCATCAGCGCCCAAGACGTAGTCGAAGCCCTCCCCGCCGCCTTCAGGACCGTGTCGGCCCAGGGGTGA
- a CDS encoding helix-turn-helix domain-containing protein, producing MSTSRGPSVRQRRLAAELRRLRESKGLTGDEVAERLTWSTAKVSRIENARTGAKIGDVRRLLDLYEIDGARHDDLIALAHDAAQRGWWEDYRDLPSQLADFIALESEATAAREWGSTVIPGLLQSESYARNVIGGWSDLATLPPQELERRLDVRMRRRELLDGPTPLELSAIIDEAVLRRRIGDHKVMREQLEHLYQMTERPNVNVQILPLDIAHSVLAESFILLEFSSVHDITFPDIVHTESLTISHFGDEAVTYMYRLAYSSLSRQALDAAESRRRIAEVKEAW from the coding sequence ATGAGCACTTCCCGAGGTCCCTCCGTCCGGCAGCGGCGGCTGGCCGCCGAGCTCCGGAGACTGCGCGAGAGCAAGGGTCTGACCGGAGACGAGGTCGCCGAACGGCTCACCTGGTCCACAGCCAAGGTCAGCCGGATCGAGAACGCGCGGACCGGCGCGAAGATCGGCGATGTGCGGCGGCTGCTCGATCTGTACGAGATCGACGGCGCGCGGCACGACGACCTGATCGCCCTGGCGCACGACGCCGCCCAGCGGGGCTGGTGGGAGGACTACCGCGACCTGCCGAGCCAGCTCGCGGACTTCATCGCGCTGGAGTCCGAGGCCACGGCGGCCAGGGAATGGGGCAGCACGGTCATTCCCGGGCTGCTGCAGTCGGAGAGCTACGCCCGAAATGTGATCGGCGGCTGGAGCGACCTGGCCACCCTGCCCCCGCAGGAACTCGAACGCCGGCTCGACGTGCGAATGCGGCGGCGCGAACTGCTGGACGGTCCCACCCCGCTGGAACTGTCGGCGATTATCGACGAGGCGGTTCTACGGCGCCGCATCGGCGATCACAAGGTCATGCGCGAGCAGCTCGAACATCTGTACCAGATGACCGAGCGGCCGAACGTGAACGTACAGATCTTGCCCTTGGACATAGCACACTCGGTGTTGGCTGAATCGTTTATCCTTCTAGAATTCTCTTCGGTGCACGACATCACCTTTCCTGATATCGTGCACACGGAATCACTGACGATCAGCCACTTCGGGGATGAAGCCGTCACCTATATGTACCGGCTCGCTTATTCGAGCCTGTCCCGGCAGGCGCTGGACGCCGCGGAGTCGCGGCGGCGCATAGCCGAGGTCAAAGAGGCGTGGTGA
- a CDS encoding DUF397 domain-containing protein yields the protein MSPFATPVPQWRKSAYCGASNTCVEIATLSDSSRLIGARDAKHGTQSPVLSFSQGEWREFLKRAKKGDFDLGC from the coding sequence GTGTCCCCTTTCGCCACTCCTGTTCCACAATGGAGGAAAAGCGCCTACTGCGGGGCGAGCAATACCTGCGTCGAGATCGCCACACTGTCCGATTCATCCCGTCTTATCGGGGCGCGGGACGCCAAGCACGGCACGCAGAGTCCGGTTCTGTCATTCTCCCAGGGCGAATGGCGGGAATTTCTCAAACGAGCAAAGAAGGGTGATTTCGACCTGGGTTGCTGA
- a CDS encoding DUF397 domain-containing protein, whose product MSFQGTPPARWRKSARCGASNGCVEVARRTEDAISVRDTEDTATILSFRPDEWLRFTEEAKDGRFDQPLK is encoded by the coding sequence ATGAGTTTCCAGGGGACACCGCCCGCCCGATGGAGAAAGAGCGCTCGATGCGGCGCCAGCAACGGCTGCGTCGAGGTCGCACGGCGCACGGAGGACGCCATATCCGTGCGCGACACCGAGGACACCGCGACGATCCTGTCGTTCCGGCCCGACGAATGGCTCCGGTTCACGGAGGAGGCCAAAGACGGCCGTTTCGACCAGCCACTGAAATAG
- a CDS encoding ABC transporter permease: MTAHGIGLVARQEIRTRLRTGRWKILLAAWFLAVNGLGLLFRVALEYGDTSSYGEPGVPMFGGVLLGVLVLTLLVTPALGGQSVNGDRERGTLATLQVTRLTPVEIALGKLAAAWGTGLVTLLLTLPSLLLPVAEGAIGAGRAFVVLLVTALMIGVVCAVSQAWSAVLARSVTSILLSYLTVFGLLVGTPLLFTLAVPLTSEHVDGSYGGYSREHTERIWWLLAPNPVVALADAAPRLPERRIFVGDQVITRSASSDPLGQISRGVREIRAGDDDRYGSSRSDGAAVWPWGLAFDLALAGGAVAVTASRLRTPLHRVPRGVRVA, encoded by the coding sequence ATGACCGCGCACGGAATCGGCCTGGTGGCACGGCAGGAGATCAGGACGCGGCTGCGGACCGGCCGCTGGAAGATCCTTCTCGCGGCCTGGTTCCTGGCCGTCAACGGACTCGGGCTGCTGTTCCGGGTGGCGCTGGAGTACGGCGACACCTCGTCCTACGGCGAGCCCGGCGTCCCCATGTTCGGCGGGGTCCTGCTCGGGGTGCTGGTGCTGACGCTGCTCGTCACCCCGGCGCTCGGCGGACAGTCGGTCAACGGAGACCGGGAGCGCGGGACGCTCGCGACGCTCCAGGTCACCCGGCTCACCCCGGTCGAGATCGCGCTCGGCAAGCTCGCCGCCGCCTGGGGGACCGGCCTGGTCACCCTGCTCCTGACGCTGCCGAGCCTGCTGCTGCCGGTCGCCGAGGGCGCCATCGGCGCGGGTCGGGCCTTCGTCGTCCTGCTCGTGACGGCGCTGATGATCGGCGTGGTCTGCGCGGTCTCGCAGGCCTGGTCGGCGGTACTGGCTCGCAGCGTCACCTCGATCCTGCTGTCGTATCTGACGGTGTTCGGCCTGCTCGTCGGGACGCCGCTGCTGTTCACGCTGGCGGTCCCGCTCACGTCCGAGCATGTCGACGGCTCGTACGGCGGGTACAGCCGGGAGCACACCGAGCGGATCTGGTGGCTGCTGGCCCCGAACCCGGTCGTCGCGCTCGCCGACGCCGCGCCGCGCCTGCCCGAGCGCCGCATCTTCGTGGGCGACCAGGTGATCACCCGCTCGGCGTCGTCCGACCCGCTCGGGCAGATCAGCCGCGGCGTGCGCGAGATCCGCGCGGGGGACGACGACCGGTACGGGTCGTCGCGCTCGGACGGGGCCGCGGTGTGGCCGTGGGGGCTGGCGTTCGATCTGGCCCTCGCGGGAGGCGCGGTGGCCGTGACGGCCTCCCGGCTGCGAACGCCGCTTCACCGGGTCCCCCGGGGCGTTCGGGTGGCGTGA
- a CDS encoding ABC transporter ATP-binding protein produces the protein MAGDGGLAIEARGVVRRFGPVEALRGLDITVRYGQVTALVGANGAGKTTLLLILATLLAPDAGTVRIAGHDALARPARAREALGWMPDTFGVYDQLTVDEYLAFFADAYGLSRQERPRRIRALLSLVHLEDHLGQPVHALSRGQKQRLGMARALVHRPRVLLLDEPASGLDPRSRIELRDLLRSLAADGVAVLVSSHILSELEEIADRVVLVDHGRTAGDHAMAEIAGASARVRWRIRSLDPEALAAALDRELDGLPWVRAADAAGGAEVGPLTEGEAAGLLARLVAAGVPVSGLAPAGSALESAYLAMTEDRR, from the coding sequence GTGGCAGGAGACGGTGGCCTCGCGATCGAGGCGCGCGGGGTGGTGCGGCGCTTCGGGCCGGTGGAGGCGCTGCGCGGCCTCGACATCACCGTCCGGTACGGGCAGGTCACGGCGCTCGTCGGGGCCAACGGCGCGGGCAAGACGACCTTGCTGCTGATCCTGGCGACCCTGCTCGCGCCCGACGCGGGCACGGTGCGGATCGCGGGGCACGACGCACTGGCCCGGCCCGCGCGGGCTCGCGAAGCGCTCGGCTGGATGCCGGACACGTTCGGCGTGTACGACCAGCTCACAGTGGACGAGTACCTGGCGTTCTTCGCCGACGCCTACGGGCTGTCCAGGCAGGAGCGCCCGCGCCGGATCAGGGCGCTGCTCAGCCTCGTCCACCTGGAGGACCATCTCGGGCAGCCCGTCCACGCCCTCTCGCGCGGGCAGAAGCAGCGCCTCGGGATGGCGCGGGCCCTCGTGCACCGGCCGCGCGTCCTGCTGCTGGACGAGCCCGCGTCCGGCCTCGATCCGCGCTCCCGCATCGAGCTGCGCGACCTGCTGCGCTCCCTCGCGGCCGACGGGGTCGCGGTGCTCGTGTCGAGCCACATCCTCAGCGAGCTGGAGGAGATCGCCGACCGGGTCGTCCTGGTCGACCACGGCCGGACGGCCGGGGACCACGCGATGGCGGAGATCGCCGGCGCGTCGGCCCGGGTCCGGTGGCGGATCCGCTCACTCGACCCCGAGGCGCTGGCGGCGGCGCTGGACCGCGAGCTCGACGGGCTGCCCTGGGTGCGGGCGGCCGACGCGGCGGGAGGCGCCGAGGTCGGGCCGCTGACCGAGGGCGAGGCGGCCGGGCTGCTGGCCAGGCTCGTCGCCGCCGGCGTGCCCGTCAGCGGCCTCGCGCCCGCCGGCAGCGCGCTCGAATCGGCCTACCTGGCGATGACCGAGGACCGGAGGTGA
- the glmS gene encoding glutamine--fructose-6-phosphate transaminase (isomerizing) produces the protein MCGIVGYVGGRSALDVVVDGLARLEYRGYDSAGVAVLADGKLTTAKRAGKLVNLRGALAEEPPPAGTLGMGHTRWATHGPPNDRNAHPHLDCTGSVAVIHNGIIENFAELRAELEEGGHGLGSDTDTEAVAHLLEDELKAGGDLADAMRRVCGRLEGAFTLVATHTGSPGLVVGARRNSPLVVGVGDGENFLASDVAAFIEHTRDAIELGQDQVVELRAEGVTVTDFDGRPAEVKEYHVDWDVSAAEKGGYDYFMLKEIAEQPRAVADTLLGRIGADGRLHLDEMRIPDQELREVDKIIIVACGTSFHAGLIAKYAIEHWAGLPCEVELASEFRYRDPILSPTTLVIAISQSGETMDALMAVRHAREQKAKLLGICNVNGSTLPRECDGVLYTHAGPEIAVASTKAFLTQLVAVYLIALYIAQVRGTKWGDEVFAMVQLLERMPEKVEKVLETMEPVRELARSLAGERCVLFLGRHVGFPVALEGALKLKELAYMHAEGFAAGELKHGPIALIEKDLPVVVVVPPRARDVLHDKIVSNIQEIRARGARTIVIAEEGDASVEPYADTLISVPAVPTLLQPLVTTVPLQVFACELATAKGHDVDQPRNLAKSVTVE, from the coding sequence ATGTGCGGAATCGTGGGTTACGTGGGCGGCCGTTCCGCCCTCGACGTGGTCGTCGACGGGCTGGCGCGGCTGGAGTACCGCGGCTACGACTCGGCCGGAGTGGCCGTGCTGGCCGACGGGAAGCTGACGACGGCCAAGCGCGCGGGCAAGCTGGTGAACCTGCGCGGCGCCCTGGCGGAGGAGCCCCCGCCCGCCGGGACGCTCGGCATGGGGCACACCCGGTGGGCGACGCACGGCCCGCCGAACGACCGGAACGCCCACCCGCACCTCGACTGCACCGGCTCCGTCGCGGTGATCCACAACGGCATCATCGAGAACTTCGCGGAGCTGCGGGCGGAGCTGGAGGAGGGCGGGCACGGGCTCGGGTCCGACACCGACACCGAGGCCGTCGCCCACCTGCTGGAGGACGAGCTGAAGGCCGGCGGCGACCTCGCCGACGCCATGCGCCGCGTCTGCGGCCGGCTGGAGGGCGCGTTCACCCTGGTCGCGACGCACACCGGCTCGCCGGGCCTGGTCGTCGGGGCGCGCCGCAACTCCCCGCTCGTCGTCGGCGTCGGGGACGGCGAGAACTTCCTCGCCAGCGACGTGGCCGCGTTCATCGAGCACACCCGGGACGCGATCGAGCTGGGCCAGGACCAGGTCGTCGAGCTGCGCGCGGAAGGGGTGACGGTCACCGACTTCGACGGGCGCCCCGCCGAGGTGAAGGAGTACCACGTCGACTGGGACGTGTCCGCCGCGGAAAAAGGCGGCTACGACTACTTCATGCTCAAGGAGATCGCCGAGCAGCCGCGCGCCGTCGCCGACACGCTGCTCGGCCGGATCGGCGCCGACGGGCGCCTGCACCTGGACGAGATGCGCATCCCGGACCAGGAGCTGCGCGAGGTCGACAAGATCATCATCGTGGCGTGCGGGACGTCCTTCCACGCCGGGCTGATCGCCAAGTACGCGATCGAGCACTGGGCGGGGCTGCCCTGCGAGGTCGAGCTGGCCAGCGAGTTCCGCTACCGCGACCCGATCCTGTCCCCGACGACGCTGGTCATCGCGATCTCCCAGTCGGGCGAGACGATGGACGCGCTGATGGCCGTCCGGCACGCCCGCGAGCAGAAGGCCAAGCTGCTCGGCATCTGCAACGTCAACGGCTCCACGCTGCCCCGGGAGTGCGACGGCGTCCTCTACACGCACGCCGGGCCGGAGATCGCGGTCGCGTCCACCAAGGCGTTCCTCACCCAGCTCGTCGCCGTCTACCTCATCGCCCTCTACATCGCGCAGGTGCGCGGCACCAAGTGGGGCGACGAGGTCTTCGCCATGGTCCAGCTCCTCGAACGGATGCCGGAGAAGGTGGAGAAGGTCCTGGAGACCATGGAGCCGGTGCGGGAGCTGGCCCGCTCGCTGGCCGGCGAGCGGTGCGTGCTGTTCCTCGGCCGGCACGTGGGCTTCCCGGTCGCCCTGGAGGGCGCGCTCAAGCTCAAGGAGCTGGCGTACATGCACGCCGAGGGCTTCGCCGCCGGCGAGCTGAAGCACGGCCCGATCGCGCTGATCGAGAAGGACCTGCCCGTCGTGGTCGTCGTGCCGCCGCGGGCGCGGGACGTCCTGCACGACAAGATCGTGTCGAACATCCAGGAGATCCGGGCCCGCGGCGCCCGGACGATCGTGATCGCCGAGGAGGGCGACGCGTCGGTCGAGCCCTACGCGGACACGCTGATCAGCGTCCCGGCCGTCCCGACGCTGCTGCAGCCGCTGGTCACGACCGTCCCGCTGCAGGTCTTCGCGTGCGAGCTGGCCACCGCCAAGGGCCACGACGTCGACCAGCCCCGCAACCTCGCCAAGTCCGTCACCGTCGAATAG
- the coaA gene encoding type I pantothenate kinase: protein MTSGWDSVPSPYVELSREAWRGLRENTPLPLTPGELDALRGLRDPIDITEVEEVYLPLSRLLNLFFLSDGRLRDTVSGFLGGAVQPTPFILGVAGSVAVGKSTTSRLLRTLLARWPEHPSVELVTTDSFLHPNTVLAERGIMDRKGFPESYDRRALVRFVSAIKSGAAEASIPVYSHLEYDIVPGAAQTVRRPDILIVEGLNVLQAPPPGTLGVSDFFDFSIYVDARVEDIRQWYIDRLFALRRTAFTDPRSYFHKYARELDEDETAAFAQRVWRDVNEINLVSNILPTRARATLVLHKDKKHSVQKIRLRRI from the coding sequence ATGACGAGCGGATGGGACAGCGTGCCGAGCCCCTACGTGGAACTCTCCCGTGAGGCCTGGCGCGGCCTGCGCGAGAACACCCCGCTCCCGCTCACGCCCGGTGAGCTGGACGCCCTGCGCGGCCTGCGCGACCCGATCGACATCACCGAGGTCGAGGAGGTGTACCTGCCGCTGTCCCGGCTGCTCAACCTGTTCTTCCTGTCGGACGGGCGGCTGCGCGACACCGTCAGCGGCTTCCTCGGCGGCGCGGTGCAGCCCACCCCGTTCATCCTCGGCGTGGCGGGCAGCGTCGCGGTCGGCAAGTCCACCACGTCCCGGCTGCTGCGCACGCTCCTCGCGCGCTGGCCGGAGCACCCGAGCGTGGAACTGGTCACGACCGACAGCTTCCTGCACCCGAACACCGTTCTGGCCGAGCGCGGGATCATGGACCGGAAGGGGTTTCCCGAGTCCTACGACCGCCGCGCCCTCGTCCGGTTCGTCTCGGCGATCAAGTCGGGTGCCGCCGAGGCGTCGATCCCGGTCTACTCGCACCTGGAGTACGACATCGTCCCGGGCGCGGCGCAGACCGTCCGGCGTCCCGACATCCTGATCGTCGAGGGCCTCAACGTGCTGCAGGCGCCCCCGCCCGGCACCCTGGGCGTATCCGACTTCTTCGACTTCTCCATCTATGTGGATGCGCGGGTCGAGGACATCCGGCAGTGGTACATCGACCGGCTCTTCGCGCTGCGCCGCACCGCGTTCACCGACCCGCGCTCCTACTTCCACAAGTACGCCCGCGAACTGGACGAGGACGAGACCGCCGCGTTCGCCCAGCGCGTGTGGCGGGACGTCAACGAGATCAACCTCGTCTCCAACATCCTTCCGACCCGCGCCCGCGCCACCCTCGTCCTCCACAAGGACAAGAAGCACAGTGTCCAGAAAATCCGACTTCGTCGGATTTGA